Proteins encoded in a region of the Anopheles ziemanni chromosome 2, idAnoZiCoDA_A2_x.2, whole genome shotgun sequence genome:
- the LOC131281398 gene encoding uncharacterized protein LOC131281398: MAKVSHLPMRRYPTDQPAAVNVDPINFYPPANGSHNRAPKTSEKNKKTWGQRLKLSKSSSPAEDKQQHQGQPSNGSSSALVPFGSRGYDTSLDFNGNGQLSPSTHGPAISSSSSLSSTSPSPGTGSPGTFSNVHQLATMKYAETWVYGTVRGMPPPLPLSHPHHPHHLPAMYCAPPPPEVAVLICCCPEYLSGTKREIKKATVCKKCKGSRLPLAPFGGTVRLTSGATYLAPPPSRSSAGTVKLAATYGKKARPTILGNGNPDPYDFMRRSRLTQPSEAGGGSKSVKSSLKEKLRGRAKSTSPSRGRSGSTSTSKRSSAARSPSPTLTKNGSRANRCKVEPYQDCWVGEPDREELLDELSPPTNGSIITNGSQNRKSILRCDVNPYDLISLSGVGTSGAGSGGAMLNEFSPADTDGEFDLHSQKYENILDSLYANRYNPSATSSIAAINGQRIKLFDDSGTGGSGAPVYDDVDEFVYDPVEVLDMVEPPTANGVEDPAAGTNGTPERPPRVKKQEATKEADDSRSLPSSPISASDPAVAQSAIKSILKRPSSIASGPPSSAVAPERDTSAPGYDTIRLNHTLVQRLAKLTTNGGGPDGGDGPFSKAGTISARNLTTRANISPDKRYSGSQFYLPTPVPVPELAGSEAPPDTNQTLGGRKKVHFLVENEIIHDDDRLFARMLFTEVNPPNGAAATGPEPPAPMSTFTGGQTNGMNEQQQPADKPESPASEGVKLGRDQPGNVTLSLPAKTPNAARPTNGTNEERTRPSAVATVFQRRTGPVRRSFSDRSSPTKANGDAVVLNGDGVSAGKGDHFNDTMALRGRNTRVDSRTAFEDETASSTSSSSSSSDSSFGSVASLLIVGSAGLANGGKARPKLPPPPPPPMSPGKATAVQSVESPSNGVDHCQDERQRNRDSNVYEDFCFSLMAGVRRSSSDRSSSTSTSSRTVVQVASSPLAAGSPGGLSTTGAVHRLEIRHDPEPEEEQYQKKTSIMITGDDCYSTVNVDGASDTPIYQSSVVVNDGGSAVATTPTEIRQTASNTITISVSSPTSTLQNRGNKQSDRVGRSESTEPETRDEEDRITKNNERNSGFLGCGTVVSMGADDSSTISHSTGTSIIPIGGSNNSIVMNGSADCTKSTTVTSGRTLINLDFDRQRDSISDVKQLSSPDVAKKRPTEQEAVAGGPNDADAQVPSDCSDDSKETPDVLKPDDKGPQLNKQNPVDQSPTPVVLRRTLKLSAEPVASLQAKVCRNSFIAKLLEDPTLSQLAEGLEYELVAKLIENSLLRLKESRNGLDMSGTKDEDDVSKMIEQSLLKIQEERTKLGCTAALVSAKVQEREASQNASKRSSVSSGNSYGSAAAYELMEFGDQLGDLSDCYQSCSSDLTVDDDTNSSRSKFYQMLVDATLSEIEINTTNDDDHHYESIRLNGDPIYEEINDIPPPLPLTAPPVDDVDLEKQRNARSIFEGASKYDILSYLVDAKERGIAQEESYAGFQFGGAADIILEEEESEPITDLRHHQRQISDISSRLSHISNVSDSSEDTSLLSSVGGVQRPKASAEIERNDSGVGSETSKTSRSRWQNTASVSLLNKIAPIHLCEDCDGPVETQVTESGVMYAPLVCRKCGKKRAERKEIITEIVETEEKYGRDLQIILEEFYQPMLVAGLLNQDQLSAIFLNVEELLENNQFLAERMRDALDIATEQGDDDLLTVNIGKIFLEAAPMLHAFESYCVRQGAASLLLANLEKEKELLRIFLRVSQMENAVLRRMNLNSFLMVPVQRVTKYPLLLARLYKVTPAHLEGKELLKQSQEKIELHLNHMNREAKDVPTKLWRRISSSSPGRRLSCELDMINIKLRKMAVDVLEWNHEEVRFAIEGRLLFTQPNDGNWKKSRTIKLTSINALLVTNGKPTASYKADRALSEALSFPRHTGIREASLLLVREKGGRYTLLREPLFLDRCIVCSEHDWEDYFEVQEILSKESFIFKAEDGTKTKQWYAQLQYHSQGMGTWRKRRNALANIMINGMMTRT, from the exons ATGGCGAAAGTTAGCCATCTTCCAATGAGGCGCTATCCTACCGATCAGCCAGCAGCCGTCAATGTAGATCCAATTAATTTCTATCCTCCAGCTAATGGTAGCCACAATCGG GCTCCAAAAACTTCCgagaagaacaagaaaacatGGGGCCAACGTCTTAAGCTTAGCAAATCTTCTTCCCCAGCCGAAGACAAGCAGCAACATCAGGGTCAGCCGAGTAACGGCTCCAGTTCGGCTCTGGTTCCCTTTGGCTCCCGCGGGTACGACACTTCACTAGACTTCAACGGCAACGGTCAGTTATCGCCTTCCACCCACGGACCCGcaatttcctcctcctcctccttgaGCTCAACCTCACCGTCCCCCGGGACAGGCTCGCCGGGGACCTTCTCCAATGTGCACCAGCTCGCCACGATGAAGTACGCGGAGACGTGGGTGTACGGCACGGTGCGCGGAATGCCCCCGCCGCTGCCCCTGTCCCACCCGCACCATCCACATCACCTACCGGCGATGTACTGCGCCCCACCGCCGCCCGAAGTGGCCGTCCTGATCTGCTGCTGCCCGGAGTATCTCTCCGGAACGAAGCGCGAGATCAAGAAGGCGACGGTGTGCAAGAAATGCAAGGGCTCGCGGCTCCCGCTGGCCCCGTTCGGGGGGACGGTGCGGCTCACGTCCGGTGCGACGTACCTGGCACCGCCACCGTCCCGCTCGAGCGCCGGTACGGTTAAGCTGGCCGCGACGTACGGCAAGAAAGCACGTCCCACGATCTTGGGCAATGGGAATCCCGATCCGTACGACTTTATGCGCCGCTCACGACTCACGCAACCGTCCGAGGCTGGAGGGGGGTCGAAGTCGGTGAAGAGTAGCTTGAAGGAGAAGCTGCGCGGGAGAGCTAAGAGTACCAGCCCTTCGAGGGGACGCAGTGGGAGTACATCAACGAGCAAACGGTCGTCTGCAGCGAGATCACCTTCCCCAACGCTGACTAAGAATGGTTCCCGGGCGAATCGGTGTAAGGTGGAACCGTACCAGGACTGCTGGGTCGGTGAACCCGACCGGGAGGAGCTGCTAGACGAACTGAGTCCTCCTACGAATGGGTCCATCATCACCAACGGTTCGCAGAACCGAAAGTCCATCTTGCGCTGCGACGTTAATCCGTACGACTTGATCTCGCTGAGTGGAGTTGGAACTAGCGGCGCTGGTAGTGGTGGGGCGATGCTGAACGAATTCTCTCCGGCCGACACTGACGGCGAGTTCGACCTGCACTCGCAGAAGTACGAGAACATCCTGGACTCGCTGTACGCCAACCGGTACAACCCGTCGGCGACCAGCAGCATCGCGGCAATCAATGGCCAAAGAATCAAGCTGTTCGATGACTCCGGAACGGGTGGGTCCGGCGCGCCGGTGTACGACGATGTGGACGAGTTCGTGTACGATCCCGTCGAGGTGCTGGACATGGTTGAGCCTCCGACGGCGAACGGCGTTGAAGATCCCGCCGCCGGCACCAACGGAACGCCGGAGCGTCCGCCGAGGGTGAAAAAGCAGGAGGCAACCAAAGAAGCCGACGACAGCCGGTCCCTGCCGTCGTCACCGATCTCAGCCTCGGATCCGGCGGTGGCGCAAAGTGCAATAAAGTCGATTCTCAAGCGTCCGTCCTCGATCGCATCCGGACCACCGTCCAGTGCGGTCGCCCCCGAGCGGGACACGAGTGCGCCCGGTTACGACACCATCCGCCTCAATCATACGCTCGTCCAGCGTCTCGCCAAACTCACGACCAACGGAGGCGGACCGGACGGAGGGGACGGACCATTCAGTAAGGCGGGTACCATCAGTGCCCGAAATCTGACCACCCGGGCGAACATCTCGCCGGACAAACGATACTCCGGCTCGCAGTTCTACCTTCCGACGCCGGTTCCGGTGCCGGAACTTGCCGGCTCGGAAGCGCCACCTGACACGAACCAAACGCTTGGCGGCCGCAAGAAGGTGCACTTTctggtggaaaacgaaatcatCCACGACGATGACCGGCTGTTCGCCCGGATGCTCTTCACCGAGGTGAATCCTCCTAATGGCGCAGCTGCAACCGGTCCGGAACCACCGGCTCCTATGTCCACCTTCACCGGAGGACAGACGAATGGGATGAACGAACAACAGCAGCCAGCAGACAAGCCGGAATCGCCAGCCTCTGAGGGCGTGAAGCTAGGCCGGGACCAACCGGGAAACGTAACACTCTCCCTGCCCGCGAAGACACCGAACGCCGCGAGGCCAACGAACGGCACTAATGAGG AACGTACGAGACCGAGTGCCGTGGCGACGGTGTTTCAACGGAGGACCGGACCCGTTCGCAGAAGCTTCAGTGACAGGTCATCGCCTACGAAAGCAAACGGTGATGCCGTGGTCCTGAATGGCGACGGTGTGAGTGCGGGAAAGGGTGACCATTTCAACGACACGATGGCACTTCGCGGAAGAAACACCCGTGTCGATTCCCGTACGGCTTTCGAGGATGAAACAGCATCGTCGacttcgtcatcgtcgtcgtcgtcggactCGTCGTTTGGATCGGTGGCTTCGCTGTTGATTGTGGGCAGTGCAGGGTTGGCGAATGGGGGAAAAGCTCGTCCAAAGCTTCCtccgccacctccaccaccgatGTCACCGGGGAAGGCAACCGCTGTTCAGAGCGTCGAATCACCGTCGAACGGCGTTGACCATTGTCAGGATGAGCGACAACGTAACAGGGATAGCAACGTGTATGAGGATTTTTGCTTCAGCCTGATGGCCGGTGTCAGGCGTTCGAGTAGTGACCGCAGCAGCTCGACATCGACCTCCTCCCGCACGGTGGTGCAGGTCGCGAGCTCCCCGCTAGCGGCTGGGTCGCCGGGAGGACTCTCCACCACCGGGGCCGTCCATCGGCTTGAGATTCGGCACGATCCGGAGCCGGAGGAGGAGCAGTATCAGAAGAAGACGTCCATCATGATCACCGGGGATGACTGCTACTCGACCGTAAACGTGGACGGTGCCAGTGACACCCCGATCTATCAGTCGTCCGTGGTGGTAAACGATGGTGGCAGCGCGGTAGCCACAACGCCAACCGAGATACGCCAAACAGCGTCGAACACCATCACTATCAGCGTGAGTTCGCCGACGTCCACGCTGCAAAACCGAGGTAACAAGCAATCGGACAGAGTGGGTCGCAGCGAATCAACCGAACCGGAGACACGAGACGAAGAGGACCGAATTACTAAGAACAATGAGCGAAACAGCGGGTTCCTTGGATGTGGCACGGTCGTCTCGATGGGTGCCGATGACTCCTCAACCATATCGCACTCCACCGGCACTTCGATAATTCCTATCGgaggcagcaacaacagcattgTGATGAACGGATCAGCGGACTGCACCAAAAGCACCACGGTGACCAGTGGTCGAACGTTGAttaatcttgactttgatcgTCAAAGGGACTCCATTAGCGACGTTAAGCAACTATCATCCCCAGATGTTGCTAAAAAACGCCCCACTGAACAAGAGGCAGTCGCGGGCGGGCCAAATGACGCGGACGCACAAGTTCCTAGCGATTGCAGCGATGATTCCAAAGAGACCCCGGACGTACTAAAACCTGATGACAAGGGTCCACAGTTGAACAAGCAGAACCCTGTCGATCAATCACCCACTCCGGTGGTGCTTCGACGGACGCTCAAACTGTCCGCCGAGCCGGTCGCAAGTTTGCAGGCAAAAGTTTGTCGCAACAGCTTCATTGCCAAGCTGCTGGAGGATCCCACGCTGAGCCAACTGGCCGAAGGTTTGGAGTACGAGCTGGTGGCAAAGCTGATCGAAAACTCGCTGCTCCGGCTGAAGGAATCCCGCAATGGGCTGGACATGAGCGGTACCAAAGACGAGGACGACGTGTCGAAGATGATCGAGCAGTCGTTGCTGAAGATACAGGAGGAGCGTACCAAGCTGGGCTGCACGGCAGCCCTCGTGTCGGCGAAGGTGCAGGAGCGTGAGGCGTCTCAAAACGCCAGCAAACGGAGTAGCGTCAGTTCAGGCAATAGCTACGGTTCGGCAGCGGCCTACGAGTTGATGGAGTTTGGAGATCAATTGGGGGATCTTAGTGATTGTTATCAGAGCTGCAGCAGCGATCTGACCGTGGACGATGACACGAACTCGTCTCGGAGTAAGTTCTACCAGATGCTGGTGGATGCCACACTTTCCGAGATCGAGATCAACACGACCAACGATGACGACCATCACTATGAGTCGATCCGGCTGAACGGGGATCCGATCTATGAGGAGATAAATGACATTCCACCACCACTGCCCCTGACCGCACCTCCCGTCGATGACGTTGACCTCGAGAAGCAGCGTAACGCACGGTCCATATTTGAGGGCGCTTCGAAGTACGACATCTTGTCGTACCTGGTGGACGCGAAGGAGCGTGGTATTGCGCAGGAAGAGTCGTACGCTGGGTTCCAGTTTGGCGGTGCGGCCGATATTATTCTCGAAGAGGAAGAATCGGAACCGATCACGGACTTGCGCCACCATCAGCGCCAGATATCGGATATAAGTAGCAGGTTGAGCCACATCTCGAACGTAAGCGACTCGAGCGAAGACACCTCGCTGCTATCGTCCGTTGGAGGTGTGCAGCGTCCGAAGGCGTCGGCAGAGATTGAACGCAACGACTCCGGTGTGGGTTCGGAGACGAGCAAGACGTCACGCAGTCGGTGGCAAAATACCGCCTCCGTGTCGTTGCTGAACAAGATCGCGCCGATCCACCTGTGCGAGGACTGTGACGGCCCAGTAGAGACGCAGGTCACGGAATCGGGCGTCATGTACGCACCGCTGGTGTGCCGCAAGTGTGGCAAGAAACGCGCCGAACGCAAGGAGATTATCACCGAGATCGTCGAGACGGAGGAGAAGTACGGACGCGACCTGCAGATCATCCTCGAGGAGTTCTACCAACCGATGCTGGTGGCCGGGCTGCTGAACCAAGACCAGCTCTCGGCAATCTTTTTGAACGTGGAAGAGCTGCTGGAGAACAACCAGTTCTTGGCGGAGCGAATGCGCGACGCGCTCGACATCGCCACCGAGCAGGGCGACGATGACCTGCTGACGGTTAACATTGGCAAGATCTTCCTCGAGGCGGCCCCGATGCTGCACGCGTTCGAGAGCTACTGTGTGCGGCAAGGGGCGGCCAGTCTGCTGCTCGCCAATCTTGAGAAGGAGAAGGAGCTGTTACGCATCTTCCTACGTGTCTCGCAGATGGAGAACGCCGTGCTTCGGCGCATGAATCTCAACTCGTTCCTTATG GTCCCCGTACAACGTGTCACCAAGTATCCGCTACTGCTGGCCCGCCTGTACAAGGTGACACCGGCGCACCTCGAAGGCAAAGAGCTGCTCAAGCAATCACAGGAAAAAATCGAACTGCATCTCAACCACATGAACCGCGAGGCGAAGGACGTCCCGACGAAACTGTGGCGTCGAATCTCTTCTTCCAGCCCGGGACGGAGGCTGTCCTGTGAGCTGGACATGATCAACATCAAGCTCCGCAAGATGGCCGTCGATGTGCTCGAGTGGAACCACGAGGAGGTTCGGTTTGCCATCGAGGGACGGCTGCTGTTCACGCAACCGAACGATGGTAACTGGAAGAAGAGTCGCACGATTAAGCTGACTTCCATCAACGCACTTCTGGTGACGAATGGAAAG CCAACGGCCAGCTACAAGGCGGACCGTGCCCTGTCGGAAGCGCTCAGCTTTCCGCGGCACACCGGCATCCGCGAGGCGTccctgctgctggtgcgggAGAAGGGCGGCCGCTACACGCTGCTGCGGGAGCCGCTGTTTCTCGACCGGTGCATCGTCTGCTCCGAGCACGACTGGGAGGACTATTTCGAGGTGCAGGAGATCCTCTCGAAGGAGTCCTTCATATTCAAG GCTGAGGACGGCACGAAAACCAAACAGTGGTACGCCCAGCTGCAGTACCACTCGCAGGGCATGGGCACCTGGCGAAAGCGTCGAAATGCGCTTGCCAACATCATGATTAATGGCATGATGACACGAACGTAA